One window of the Natronomonas marina genome contains the following:
- a CDS encoding TrmB family transcriptional regulator: MASLRDLGLSEYEARAYRALLKTGPTTAKELSRVSDVPMGRIYDVLNSIEQYNLVRSQSASRPKKYVAVEPTTALDRLLDDKKRELEEKANQYEEIVDDLTGELETAEPVEETFWTAAVGPEETVDLLVERLSAAESRIVMVLSTYTEQFFDIDTVGTLILDELAGALERGVEVRLLMRPDLVPILPESIGERYQESLMEHDTFSVRTSENVSGTFTLVDESEVVIEVPHPLKSQEVFAMIDLKDREFAGNVRTEFEPRWDAADELSF; encoded by the coding sequence ATGGCAAGTCTGAGAGACCTCGGCCTGTCCGAGTACGAGGCTCGTGCGTACCGCGCTCTCCTGAAGACGGGTCCGACAACCGCAAAGGAGTTGTCACGGGTCAGCGACGTTCCGATGGGTCGCATCTACGACGTGCTCAACAGCATCGAACAGTACAACCTCGTCCGCTCTCAATCCGCCTCCCGGCCGAAGAAGTACGTCGCCGTCGAGCCGACGACCGCCCTCGACCGACTGCTCGACGACAAGAAGCGCGAACTCGAGGAGAAGGCAAACCAGTACGAGGAGATCGTCGACGACCTCACCGGTGAACTGGAGACCGCCGAACCCGTCGAGGAGACGTTCTGGACGGCCGCCGTCGGGCCGGAGGAGACCGTCGACCTGCTCGTCGAGCGGCTCTCGGCCGCCGAGTCCCGGATCGTGATGGTGCTTTCGACCTACACCGAGCAGTTCTTCGACATCGACACGGTCGGGACGCTCATCCTCGACGAACTCGCCGGAGCCCTCGAGCGCGGCGTCGAGGTCCGACTCCTGATGCGGCCCGACCTCGTGCCCATCCTCCCGGAGTCCATCGGCGAACGCTACCAGGAGTCGCTGATGGAACACGACACGTTCTCGGTCCGCACCAGCGAGAACGTCTCCGGTACGTTCACCCTCGTCGACGAAAGCGAGGTCGTCATCGAGGTGCCCCACCCCCTGAAGAGCCAGGAGGTCTTTGCGATGATCGACCTCAAGGACCGGGAGTTCGCCGGCAACGTCCGCACGGAGTTCGAGCCGCGGTGGGACGCCGCCGACGAACTGAGCTTCTGA
- a CDS encoding KaiC domain-containing protein gives MSNGPYARGTPGPNMSGNEDDWFEDAGGDSLDDDDLFEDDFASAFEGGTGSEGFEEDFESDIPRIDLGIEGLDEMIQGGIPERSLLVAMGAAGTGKTTFGLQYLQRGLEKDQKAIYITLEESREDVIQAATEKGWPFDEYIESDELAIVDLDPIEMANSLTSIRGDLPRLVDAFEAERLVLDSVSLLEMMYDNQAERRTEIFDFTRSLKQAGVTTMLTSEAAQGNPYASRHGIIEYLTDGVFVLQYVRSEFRETRLAIEIQKIRNANHSRETKPYEITSDGISVYRQANIF, from the coding sequence ATGTCCAACGGCCCGTATGCGCGAGGCACGCCGGGGCCGAACATGAGCGGGAACGAGGACGACTGGTTCGAGGACGCCGGCGGCGACTCCCTCGACGACGACGACCTCTTCGAGGACGACTTCGCCTCGGCCTTCGAGGGCGGGACCGGAAGCGAGGGCTTCGAGGAGGACTTCGAGTCCGACATCCCGCGCATCGACCTCGGCATCGAGGGCCTCGACGAGATGATACAGGGCGGCATCCCCGAGCGCTCGCTTCTGGTCGCCATGGGCGCCGCCGGGACCGGCAAGACGACGTTCGGCCTCCAGTACCTCCAGCGTGGCCTCGAGAAGGACCAGAAGGCCATCTACATCACCCTCGAGGAGAGCCGCGAGGACGTCATCCAGGCCGCCACCGAGAAGGGGTGGCCCTTCGACGAGTACATCGAGTCCGACGAACTCGCCATCGTCGACCTCGACCCAATCGAGATGGCCAACAGCCTCACCTCCATCCGCGGGGACCTCCCCCGGCTTGTCGACGCCTTCGAGGCCGAACGACTCGTGCTCGACTCCGTCTCGCTTCTGGAGATGATGTACGACAACCAGGCCGAGCGCCGGACGGAAATCTTCGACTTCACCCGCTCGCTGAAGCAGGCCGGCGTGACGACGATGCTCACCAGCGAGGCCGCCCAGGGCAACCCCTACGCCTCCCGGCACGGCATCATCGAGTACCTCACCGACGGCGTCTTCGTCCTCCAGTACGTCCGCTCGGAGTTCCGCGAGACGCGACTGGCCATCGAGATCCAGAAGATACGGAACGCCAACCACTCCCGGGAGACCAAGCCCTACGAGATCACGAGCGACGGCATCTCGGTGTACCGGCAGGCGAACATCTTCTAA
- a CDS encoding ATP-binding protein — protein MSDLGDFASHDPDDSSGGESDVDVETDEDDDFEEVSASPVGSDRGIGTLSASEGLVVSEEADDTCLRAYVTVQNRSAVRIGSYLVAPYPDGERLFCRIVALEYAQEFRSDDATEIHARRAMRRDDIDENDYKFMASLEPVAVLYTDGETGGTADDGDLKRRMTDRVPKPETVVRQAEDSTEIKTGLKIPEAGVFLGHLSVGGEKVRTAAEPPTIDYRLKDDYEAGDPLVFRHTLVAGGTGSGKTHAAKNVLRQYLAEDRRYPVDGGREVAPAVVQFDPQDEYAQMHDDNPTMDAAAERRLEREGIAHGGVEDTKAFVPKVGDATYAAAHHGAEQVEFTIPFGMVETNPWLIAGSDLNDNQYTALRYLLNRFFDGRDGGTYEAFMSFLDDPALKEELDESGRVHEATFDAVRRRAYGFGDVFDAEARPITEMVREFVRPGGLTTVPTYHINDSRATTTVVLAVASLLVDQKLSNDPTYERIEETPLVLGVDEAHNFLTDADSVQARKVIGKFAEAAKQGRKERLGLFLITQDPQDIADPIFKQINTTVVLNLGDEDAISAVNIPSNLEGKVPYMEKGQMVVYSPDNSEPVELVGLSNCVTRHGD, from the coding sequence ATGTCCGACCTGGGCGACTTCGCCAGCCACGACCCCGACGACTCCTCGGGGGGAGAATCCGACGTCGACGTCGAGACCGACGAGGACGACGACTTCGAGGAGGTGTCGGCCTCGCCGGTCGGGAGCGACCGCGGCATCGGGACGCTGTCGGCCTCCGAGGGCCTCGTCGTCAGCGAGGAGGCCGACGACACCTGCCTCCGGGCGTACGTCACCGTCCAGAACCGCTCTGCGGTCCGCATCGGCAGCTACCTCGTCGCCCCCTACCCCGATGGGGAGCGACTGTTCTGCCGCATCGTCGCCCTGGAGTACGCCCAGGAGTTCCGCTCGGACGACGCGACCGAGATTCACGCCCGGCGGGCGATGCGCCGGGACGACATCGACGAGAACGATTACAAGTTCATGGCGTCGCTGGAACCGGTGGCGGTGCTGTACACGGACGGCGAGACGGGCGGGACCGCCGACGATGGCGACCTCAAGCGCCGGATGACCGACCGAGTTCCCAAGCCGGAGACGGTCGTCCGGCAGGCCGAGGACTCGACCGAGATCAAGACCGGCCTGAAGATTCCGGAGGCGGGCGTCTTCCTGGGGCACCTCTCGGTCGGCGGCGAGAAGGTTCGCACCGCCGCCGAACCGCCGACCATCGACTACCGGCTGAAGGACGACTACGAGGCCGGCGACCCGCTCGTGTTCCGGCACACGCTCGTCGCCGGCGGCACCGGATCGGGCAAGACCCACGCCGCCAAGAACGTCCTCCGGCAGTACCTCGCCGAGGACCGCCGGTATCCCGTCGACGGCGGCCGAGAGGTCGCCCCGGCGGTCGTCCAGTTCGACCCGCAGGACGAGTACGCCCAGATGCACGACGACAACCCGACGATGGACGCCGCCGCCGAGCGCCGCCTCGAACGGGAGGGAATCGCCCACGGCGGCGTCGAGGACACGAAGGCGTTCGTCCCCAAGGTGGGCGACGCGACCTACGCGGCGGCCCACCACGGCGCCGAGCAGGTCGAGTTCACCATCCCCTTCGGGATGGTCGAAACCAACCCCTGGCTCATCGCCGGGTCGGACCTCAACGACAACCAGTACACCGCCCTGCGGTACCTGCTGAACCGCTTCTTCGACGGCCGCGACGGCGGCACCTACGAGGCGTTCATGTCGTTCCTCGACGACCCGGCGCTGAAGGAGGAACTCGACGAGTCCGGCCGGGTCCACGAGGCGACCTTCGACGCCGTGCGGCGGCGGGCCTACGGGTTCGGCGACGTCTTCGACGCCGAGGCGCGTCCCATCACGGAGATGGTCCGGGAGTTCGTCCGCCCGGGCGGCCTGACGACGGTCCCGACCTACCACATCAACGACTCCAGGGCGACGACGACCGTCGTCCTGGCGGTGGCCTCGCTGCTCGTCGACCAGAAACTCTCGAACGACCCGACCTACGAGCGCATCGAGGAGACGCCGCTCGTCCTCGGCGTCGACGAGGCGCACAACTTCCTGACGGACGCCGACAGCGTCCAGGCCAGGAAGGTCATCGGCAAGTTCGCCGAGGCCGCAAAACAGGGCCGCAAGGAGCGTCTCGGGCTCTTTCTCATCACGCAGGACCCCCAGGACATCGCCGACCCCATCTTCAAGCAGATCAACACCACCGTCGTGTTGAACCTCGGCGACGAGGACGCCATCTCGGCGGTCAACATCCCCTCGAACCTGGAGGGGAAGGTCCCCTACATGGAGAAGGGTCAGATGGTGGTGTACTCGCCGGACAACTCCGAACCGGTCGAACTCGTCGGCCTGTCGAACTGCGTGACGCGACACGGGGACTGA
- a CDS encoding NAD(+)/NADH kinase produces MHVGIVAQQGNARAAELADRIRRNVEATVSVDEATAASLGCPGTPVGELGECDLVVSIGGDGTFLFTAREVTPTPVMGVNLGEVGFLNVVSPEEAVETVRRAAERSREGTLDCQELPQIRATGEGWTLPAAVNEVAVLGPRRGRNNGVGIEIRVDGALYSGSHADGALVSTPTGSTAYNLSEGGPLVHPAVSAFVVTEMCAEGPMPPLAVPTDAEVTVRVEAADHAFVVADGRTRERVTPPTNVRLRRAEEPVRIAGPPLEFFAALGKLE; encoded by the coding sequence ATGCACGTCGGCATCGTCGCCCAGCAGGGAAACGCCCGGGCTGCCGAACTCGCCGACCGGATCCGCCGGAACGTCGAGGCGACCGTCTCCGTCGACGAGGCGACCGCGGCGAGTCTGGGGTGTCCGGGAACGCCGGTGGGCGAACTCGGCGAGTGCGATCTGGTCGTCTCCATCGGCGGCGACGGGACCTTCCTCTTTACCGCCCGGGAGGTGACGCCGACGCCGGTCATGGGGGTCAACCTCGGCGAGGTCGGGTTCCTGAACGTCGTCTCGCCCGAGGAGGCCGTCGAGACGGTCCGGCGGGCCGCCGAGCGGTCCCGCGAGGGCACCCTCGACTGCCAGGAACTGCCGCAGATACGGGCGACCGGCGAGGGGTGGACGCTGCCGGCGGCCGTCAACGAGGTGGCGGTGCTCGGCCCCCGACGGGGCCGGAACAACGGCGTCGGCATCGAGATACGGGTCGACGGCGCGCTCTACTCGGGGAGCCACGCCGACGGTGCGCTGGTCTCGACGCCGACCGGGTCGACGGCCTACAACCTCAGCGAGGGCGGGCCGCTGGTCCACCCGGCGGTGTCGGCCTTCGTCGTCACGGAGATGTGTGCCGAGGGACCGATGCCGCCGCTTGCGGTGCCGACGGACGCCGAGGTGACCGTCCGGGTCGAGGCGGCCGATCACGCCTTCGTCGTCGCCGACGGCCGGACCCGAGAACGGGTCACTCCGCCGACGAACGTCCGGCTACGACGGGCCGAGGAGCCGGTCCGGATCGCCGGGCCGCCGCTGGAGTTCTTCGCCGCGCTCGGGAAACTGGAGTGA
- a CDS encoding PAS domain S-box protein — protein sequence MDDPAQPAALLEHVRDLLVVIDESGTYRYANDASERILGIPAADLVGEHAPDYIHPEDREEITERFERLVATDEPTTATAEYRHRTADGEWVWLESRLSNATVPDIEGYVVSSRDVTDRKRAERHRRLTEDRLRELAANAADVLWMFDGDWNELLFVNDAYEDIWGQSVERLREDPHHFMAGIHPEDRPRVLDAMDRVAAGEATDIEYRVNPELGYRRWVWVEARPVVEDGTVTRIAGFARDITDRRRRERQLRVMDNLLRHNIRNDLNVIMGHAELARTEGGAAVAKEMATVLETADDLLDTAAKEREIIDVLFGFDDPKQIDVVALLEEVTAEIRESHPSCSITIEGANAADVVALPSLRRALVELLENAAEHADCDPTIDVEVEIDQESDAVEITLRDNAPPIPSNEYEPLIGEAEPTALNHGTGLGLWLVYLVVDLSDGEIRFRRAGDDGNVVTIDLPRPAE from the coding sequence ATGGACGACCCGGCCCAGCCCGCCGCGCTGCTCGAGCACGTCCGGGACCTGCTCGTCGTCATCGACGAGTCGGGGACCTACCGGTACGCGAACGACGCCAGCGAACGCATCCTCGGGATACCGGCCGCAGACCTCGTCGGGGAACACGCCCCCGACTACATCCACCCGGAGGACCGCGAGGAGATCACCGAGCGGTTCGAGCGGCTCGTCGCCACCGACGAGCCGACGACCGCCACCGCCGAGTACCGCCACCGGACCGCCGACGGCGAGTGGGTCTGGCTCGAGAGCCGGCTCTCGAACGCCACCGTCCCCGACATCGAGGGCTACGTCGTCAGTTCCCGGGATGTCACCGACCGGAAGCGAGCCGAACGGCACAGACGGCTGACGGAGGACAGGCTCCGGGAACTGGCCGCCAACGCCGCCGACGTCCTCTGGATGTTCGACGGCGACTGGAACGAGTTGCTGTTCGTCAACGACGCCTACGAGGACATCTGGGGACAGTCCGTCGAGCGACTCCGCGAGGACCCCCACCACTTCATGGCGGGCATCCACCCGGAGGACAGACCCCGCGTCCTCGACGCGATGGACCGTGTCGCCGCCGGCGAGGCGACCGACATCGAGTACCGCGTCAATCCGGAACTGGGGTACCGCCGCTGGGTGTGGGTGGAGGCTCGTCCCGTCGTCGAGGACGGGACGGTCACCAGGATCGCCGGCTTCGCCCGCGACATCACCGACCGGCGGCGCCGCGAGCGACAGCTCCGCGTGATGGACAACCTGTTGCGGCACAACATCCGCAACGACCTGAACGTCATCATGGGCCACGCGGAACTCGCCCGAACGGAGGGCGGAGCGGCGGTCGCCAAGGAGATGGCGACCGTCCTCGAGACCGCCGACGACCTGCTCGATACGGCGGCCAAGGAACGGGAGATCATCGACGTCCTCTTCGGGTTCGACGACCCGAAGCAGATCGACGTTGTCGCCCTCCTCGAGGAGGTCACCGCCGAGATCCGGGAGTCACACCCGAGCTGCTCGATCACGATCGAGGGGGCAAACGCGGCCGACGTCGTCGCGCTCCCGTCGCTCCGACGCGCCCTGGTGGAACTGCTCGAGAACGCGGCCGAGCACGCCGACTGCGACCCGACGATCGACGTCGAGGTCGAGATTGACCAGGAGAGCGACGCGGTCGAGATAACGCTGCGGGACAACGCACCCCCCATCCCGAGCAACGAGTACGAGCCCCTGATAGGAGAGGCCGAGCCGACCGCCCTCAACCACGGCACGGGGCTCGGCCTGTGGCTCGTCTACCTGGTGGTCGATCTCTCCGACGGTGAGATTCGATTCCGGCGAGCAGGCGATGACGGGAACGTCGTCACCATCGACCTGCCTCGCCCCGCAGAATAG
- the mptA gene encoding GTP cyclohydrolase MptA, which yields MSQQLPDVQASTPDVSVGLNRVGVTGVEKLVKLHRPEDRPIVLMAEFDVFVDLPSWRKGADMSRNMEVVDEMLEEAVSEPAMAVEDVCGDVAERLLEKHDYTTQAEVRMEAEYMIREETPATGRPTQATADIVASATATEEGTREEVGCQVVGMTVCPCSQGMSESRARDVLQGLDVDRDTIDRFLEEVPQPGHSQRGHATLTVETAGDPSVDLNDLIEIARDSMSARIYNLAKRPDEDHMTFESHSDAKFVEDCVRAMAEGLVEAYPDLPDDAVVRMEQSNDESIHQHNAHAERVAEFAQLKREVNGED from the coding sequence ATGAGTCAACAGCTGCCGGACGTGCAGGCGTCCACGCCCGACGTGAGCGTCGGCCTGAACCGGGTCGGGGTGACGGGCGTCGAGAAGCTCGTGAAGCTCCACCGGCCCGAGGACCGCCCCATCGTGCTGATGGCGGAGTTCGACGTCTTCGTCGACCTGCCGAGTTGGCGGAAGGGAGCGGACATGAGCCGGAACATGGAGGTCGTCGACGAGATGCTCGAGGAGGCGGTCTCCGAGCCGGCGATGGCCGTCGAGGACGTCTGCGGTGACGTCGCCGAGCGCCTGCTGGAGAAACACGACTACACGACGCAGGCGGAGGTCCGCATGGAGGCCGAGTACATGATCCGCGAGGAGACGCCGGCGACGGGCCGGCCGACGCAGGCCACCGCCGACATCGTCGCCTCCGCGACGGCGACCGAGGAGGGCACCCGCGAGGAGGTCGGCTGTCAGGTCGTCGGGATGACGGTCTGTCCGTGCTCGCAGGGGATGAGCGAGTCCCGCGCCCGCGACGTCCTCCAGGGGCTGGACGTCGATCGGGACACCATCGACCGGTTCCTCGAGGAGGTACCGCAACCGGGCCACTCCCAGCGGGGGCACGCGACGCTGACCGTCGAGACGGCGGGCGATCCGTCGGTCGACCTCAACGACCTCATCGAGATCGCCCGCGACTCGATGAGCGCCCGGATCTACAACCTCGCAAAGCGACCGGACGAGGACCACATGACCTTCGAGAGCCACAGCGACGCGAAGTTCGTCGAGGACTGCGTCCGTGCGATGGCCGAGGGGCTGGTCGAGGCGTACCCCGACCTGCCGGACGACGCCGTGGTGCGGATGGAGCAGTCCAACGACGAGTCGATCCACCAGCACAACGCCCACGCCGAGCGGGTCGCGGAGTTCGCCCAGCTGAAGCGGGAAGTCAACGGCGAGGACTGA
- the secF gene encoding protein translocase subunit SecF, translating into MDLSVLKVDYSDYTNRQLVAVPLALLALSIGVLAVATVMVGSPVPLGIEFTGGTELRIVTDDSPAEIEATFDENIESLTPIATQENTYQLTFQTDDADPLAQQAEEAGYEVPQISERSASFAADSQRQAIIGLLVAFAGMAALVFLMFRTFIPSIAVVASAFSDIMIPLALMRLFGIQLSLGTVAALLMLIGYSVDSDLLLNNHVIRRRGDFYTATFRAMRTGVTMTITSIAAMVVMAVAATLLGIPLLPEIGIVLVFGLTADLMNTYLLNVSLLRYYKYEAIAK; encoded by the coding sequence ATGGACCTGTCGGTACTGAAGGTAGACTACTCCGACTACACCAACCGCCAGTTGGTCGCGGTACCGCTGGCGCTTCTGGCGCTCTCTATCGGGGTGCTCGCCGTCGCAACGGTGATGGTGGGCTCGCCGGTGCCGCTCGGGATCGAGTTCACCGGCGGCACGGAGCTACGAATCGTCACCGACGACTCGCCCGCCGAAATCGAGGCCACCTTCGACGAGAACATCGAGTCGCTGACGCCCATCGCGACACAGGAGAACACCTACCAGTTGACGTTCCAGACGGACGACGCCGACCCGCTGGCCCAGCAGGCCGAGGAGGCCGGCTACGAAGTCCCGCAAATCAGCGAGCGGTCGGCCAGTTTCGCCGCCGACTCCCAGCGGCAGGCCATCATCGGCCTGCTGGTGGCCTTCGCCGGGATGGCCGCGTTGGTCTTCCTGATGTTCCGGACGTTCATCCCCTCCATCGCCGTCGTGGCGTCGGCCTTCTCGGACATCATGATACCGCTGGCGCTGATGCGGCTGTTCGGCATCCAGCTGTCGCTCGGGACGGTCGCGGCGCTGCTGATGCTCATCGGGTACTCGGTCGACTCCGATCTCCTCTTGAACAACCACGTCATCCGGCGGCGCGGTGACTTCTACACCGCGACCTTCCGGGCGATGCGGACGGGGGTGACGATGACCATCACCTCCATCGCCGCGATGGTGGTGATGGCCGTCGCCGCCACGCTGCTCGGTATCCCGCTGCTGCCCGAAATCGGTATCGTACTCGTGTTCGGCCTCACCGCCGACCTGATGAACACCTACCTGCTCAACGTGAGCCTGCTGCGCTACTACAAGTACGAGGCAATAGCGAAATGA
- a CDS encoding DUF255 domain-containing protein has translation MTFRDGTLVDWHEWGPDPFETADRAGKPVLLSLTAPWCEWCRRMDEEAYSDPKLAANVGESFVPVRVDVDRHPRVRERYNMGGFPTTAFLTPDGEVLSGATYLGTDGLRQVLDRVRESWDAKGAAAGRVPRSLSDAETPPGEVTAEIEAHMVEQVAAAFDEEFGGWGSGAKFPLARTVEFACKRDRGRATRTLEAVRTHLHDTYGGGFYRFAETRRWGEPHREKLTDENAALVRAFTTGYLYTGEDAYRDTAEGTVDYLTTTAWTGEAFAASQAESDYYLLEPTEREETEPPAVDATVLADRNGLACEALFRFAALTDHEGARRYAERALEYVLETLVEQGRVAHFDGEDSEDGLLVDHARVLAGLTAAAQVTGPDGWLDPARAVADDAIDRLVDEGGAFLDGEPTGAGLLERPLRPLETNAEMADALLDLWALTGTERYRETAVDTLAAFAGAYDRMGVEAAGYAAACARAHYDPLVVRTPPAGTDLHRAALRIADHEKVVVPGERADAVVVRGGEATAPATTPEELLDRAAEDPADG, from the coding sequence ATGACCTTCCGAGACGGGACCCTCGTCGACTGGCACGAGTGGGGTCCCGACCCCTTCGAGACGGCCGACCGGGCCGGCAAGCCCGTCCTGCTCTCGCTGACCGCGCCGTGGTGTGAGTGGTGCCGGCGGATGGACGAGGAGGCCTACTCGGACCCCAAACTCGCCGCCAACGTCGGCGAGAGCTTCGTCCCCGTCCGCGTCGACGTCGACCGCCACCCCCGCGTCCGCGAGCGGTACAACATGGGCGGCTTCCCGACGACGGCCTTCCTGACCCCCGACGGCGAGGTGCTCTCCGGGGCGACGTACCTCGGCACGGATGGGTTGCGGCAGGTACTCGACCGGGTCCGCGAATCGTGGGACGCCAAGGGCGCGGCGGCCGGCCGGGTGCCGCGCTCGCTTTCCGACGCCGAGACCCCACCCGGCGAGGTGACCGCCGAGATCGAGGCCCACATGGTCGAGCAGGTCGCCGCCGCCTTCGACGAGGAGTTCGGCGGGTGGGGGTCGGGCGCGAAGTTCCCGCTGGCCCGGACCGTCGAGTTCGCCTGCAAGCGGGACCGCGGGCGGGCGACGAGGACCCTCGAAGCCGTCCGGACGCACCTGCACGACACCTACGGCGGCGGCTTCTACCGGTTCGCCGAGACCCGCCGGTGGGGCGAACCGCACCGTGAGAAACTGACTGACGAGAACGCGGCGCTGGTCCGGGCATTCACGACCGGCTACCTCTACACCGGCGAGGACGCCTACCGCGACACCGCCGAGGGCACCGTCGACTACCTGACGACGACGGCCTGGACCGGCGAGGCCTTCGCCGCGAGCCAGGCCGAAAGCGACTACTACCTGCTGGAACCGACCGAGCGCGAGGAGACGGAGCCCCCGGCCGTCGACGCGACGGTGCTGGCCGACCGCAACGGCCTGGCCTGCGAGGCGCTGTTCCGCTTTGCGGCCCTCACGGACCACGAGGGCGCCCGACGCTACGCCGAGCGCGCCCTCGAGTACGTCCTGGAGACGCTCGTCGAGCAGGGCCGCGTCGCCCACTTCGACGGCGAGGACAGCGAGGACGGCCTGCTCGTCGACCACGCCCGCGTGCTGGCCGGTCTCACCGCCGCCGCACAGGTCACCGGCCCCGACGGCTGGCTCGACCCCGCCCGCGCCGTCGCCGACGACGCGATCGACCGCCTCGTCGACGAGGGCGGGGCCTTCCTCGACGGCGAACCGACCGGCGCCGGCCTGCTGGAGCGGCCGCTCCGCCCGCTGGAGACCAACGCCGAGATGGCCGACGCGCTGCTGGACCTGTGGGCGCTGACCGGCACCGAGCGGTACCGCGAGACGGCCGTCGACACCCTGGCGGCCTTCGCCGGCGCCTACGACCGGATGGGCGTCGAGGCCGCGGGGTACGCCGCCGCCTGCGCCCGCGCCCACTACGACCCGCTCGTCGTCCGGACGCCGCCGGCCGGGACGGACCTCCACCGCGCCGCGCTCCGCATCGCCGACCACGAGAAGGTCGTCGTGCCCGGGGAGCGGGCCGACGCAGTCGTCGTCCGCGGCGGCGAGGCGACGGCGCCCGCGACGACTCCCGAGGAACTGCTCGACCGCGCCGCCGAGGACCCGGCCGACGGGTAA
- a CDS encoding preprotein translocase subunit SecD, with amino-acid sequence MKLNIRENWRIWLLVVFVVVSTVAIFAPLGAGGPGGDTNATNATNGSAAPQSTASEYTNLRFGLELAGGTQVRAPLVGMTAEGLTFDADQAGQIEETLQAELDIGPGDVRADPRDGTVEVFVDADNGNVTQAEFAAALQAADLSASQDDVRKGVTAETREDAVDVLSSKIDRSGLSGGTVTQATSPGETFILVEVPGADREDVLDLIGEQGLVQTVALYPVETGNETEYRTANLTTQEDFANVGQATIPEGNDPPFVPVTLTDEAAPGFQSAMQEYGFDRQGGTRCNYDLNQSLEENRQSSPGRCLLTVRDGEVVYAASVGNDLASSFRSGQFVQDPGYITQTTNFEEARELEINLKVGALPTQLDLEEGTTFFLLPSLAQQFKPLSLLTGAAAVVAVSLMVFFRYRRADVAAPMVLTAAAEVYVLLGFAAAVGLPLELSHIAGFIAVIGTGVDDLVIIADEIMQRGNIETSKVFESRFRKAFWVIGAAAATTIIAMSPLAVLSLGDLRGFAIVTIVGVLVGVLITRPAYGDILRVLVLRRRD; translated from the coding sequence ATGAAACTCAATATCAGGGAGAACTGGCGTATCTGGCTTCTGGTCGTCTTCGTCGTCGTGAGTACGGTCGCCATCTTCGCGCCGCTCGGCGCGGGCGGTCCCGGCGGCGACACGAACGCGACGAACGCGACGAACGGGAGCGCCGCCCCCCAGTCGACCGCCTCCGAGTACACCAACCTCCGGTTCGGTCTCGAGTTGGCCGGCGGCACCCAGGTCCGGGCGCCGCTGGTCGGGATGACCGCCGAGGGCCTGACGTTCGACGCCGACCAGGCCGGCCAAATCGAGGAGACGCTCCAGGCCGAACTGGACATCGGTCCCGGCGACGTCCGGGCCGACCCCCGGGACGGCACCGTCGAGGTGTTCGTCGACGCGGACAACGGCAACGTCACCCAGGCGGAGTTCGCCGCCGCGCTGCAGGCGGCCGATCTCTCGGCCAGCCAGGACGACGTCCGGAAGGGCGTCACCGCCGAGACCCGCGAGGACGCCGTCGACGTCCTCAGCAGCAAGATCGACCGCAGCGGCCTCAGCGGCGGCACGGTCACGCAGGCGACGTCGCCGGGCGAGACGTTCATCCTCGTCGAGGTGCCCGGCGCCGACCGCGAGGACGTCCTCGACCTCATCGGCGAACAGGGGCTCGTCCAGACCGTCGCACTCTACCCCGTCGAGACGGGCAACGAAACCGAGTACCGGACGGCCAACCTCACGACACAGGAGGACTTCGCAAACGTCGGCCAGGCCACCATTCCGGAGGGCAACGACCCGCCGTTCGTCCCGGTCACGCTGACCGACGAGGCCGCCCCGGGGTTCCAGTCGGCGATGCAGGAGTACGGCTTCGACCGACAGGGCGGAACCCGGTGTAACTACGACCTCAATCAGTCGCTGGAGGAGAACAGACAGAGCAGCCCCGGCCGCTGTCTCCTCACCGTCCGTGACGGCGAGGTCGTCTACGCTGCGAGCGTGGGCAACGACCTCGCTAGCTCCTTCAGGAGCGGTCAGTTCGTTCAGGACCCGGGGTACATCACCCAGACGACCAACTTCGAGGAGGCGCGCGAACTCGAGATCAACCTGAAGGTCGGGGCGCTGCCGACCCAACTCGACCTGGAGGAAGGGACGACGTTCTTCCTGCTGCCGAGCCTCGCCCAGCAGTTCAAGCCGCTGTCGCTTCTGACCGGCGCCGCCGCCGTCGTCGCCGTCTCGCTGATGGTGTTCTTCCGGTACCGGCGGGCCGACGTCGCCGCGCCGATGGTGCTGACGGCGGCCGCGGAGGTGTACGTCCTGCTCGGCTTCGCCGCCGCGGTCGGCTTGCCGCTGGAACTATCGCACATCGCCGGCTTCATCGCCGTCATCGGGACGGGGGTCGACGACCTCGTGATAATCGCCGACGAGATAATGCAACGGGGCAACATCGAGACCTCGAAGGTGTTCGAATCGCGGTTCCGGAAGGCCTTCTGGGTCATCGGGGCCGCCGCCGCGACGACCATCATCGCCATGTCGCCGCTGGCGGTCCTGTCGCTCGGGGACCTCCGCGGGTTCGCCATCGTCACCATCGTCGGCGTCCTCGTCGGCGTCCTCATCACCCGGCCCGCCTACGGCGACATCCTCCGGGTGCTCGTGTTGCGCCGACGGGACTGA